A stretch of DNA from Gimesia chilikensis:
TTCTATCATCCCATGGAGTATCTCAGCGACCCGATCCGCTTACTTCAGATCTGGAATGGAGGGCTGGCCAGTCACGGTGCCGCCGTCGGGATTACCCTCTCGGCCTGGCTTTACTCACGCAAACACCGCGATCAACCGCTGCTCTGGTTACTGGATCGACTCGCCATCCCCGTTGCGCTGGCCGGCTTTTTTATCCGCATCGGCAATTTCTTTAACTCGGAAATTCTCGGGCGGGCCAGCGATGTTCCCTGGGCTGTGGTCTTCAAAGATGGCCTGGGGCTCAGTCCGGAACAGAAGCTGGTTCCCCGTCATCCGGTGATGCTTTACGAATCCCTCTGTTACGGCTTCATCTTTGTTCTGCTGCTGCTCGTTTACCGGAAGTACAAGGAACGCACGCCCCGCGGACTGTTGATCGGACTCTTCTTCATCACCGTCTTCACCGCCCGTTTTGTGCTGGAGTTCTTCAAGCTCCGTCAGGCAGCATTCGCGGAAAATCTCCCCCTCAGTGTGGGGCAGATGCTCAGTATTCCACTCGTGATTGCCGGCATCGTATTCCTGCTTTATCGCAGGCCTGCGCCCCCTCTGGAAGAAGAAGTCGCCCTGCAGACGCCACGAGAACCAGCCGCGAAGGCATAAAAACAGCGAATGTGGATGTATGTGTCCTGTTAGAAAAGTGTACACAGAACGTCTATAAATACACTCGCAGGCTGAAAATATGTGGCCTTTTGTCTATTTTACGGGATCGTATTGCCTTAAATCAGAGATCCTTGTAAAGTCCGCGTGCCAAATACTCAGATTTTACTACTGATGACCAGAGCGGAATTCACATTTTGAATTCAGCCGTTTTTTTTCAACACGAATGTGGGACATCGGTGTATAATGAGTTGCAGGCTTTAACTCGCTTGCTGCCAGTACGGCAGTGTTCAAAATGAATCGAGGCGATTTGTGGCTCTCACGGATATTGATAAAAATTTGCTCAAACGCTGCTTAGCAGAAGAGCCGGGTGCCTGGAAAGACTTCGTAGACCGGTTTATCGGCCTGTTTACACACGTCATCCACCACACCGCTCACGCCCGCAGTATTCGTGTGACCGACAACGACATTGACGACCTCTTGTCCGAAGTCTTTCTGGTTCTGCTGGCCAACGACTACCGTGTGCTGCGCAACTTCCGTGGACAGAGTTCTCTGGCCACTTATCTGACCGTGGTTTCCCGTCGCGTGATTGTAAAAAAAATGGTCGAGCGACGGATGGCTGAAGCTCTGGGACATGTCTCTACCTCTTCGCGCATCGAACGTGTCTCCGACGAACAGACCCGTCAACAGCAGGCGCTTGAGGATCAGGAAGAGATCCAGAACATGATTCGCCAGCTGCCTCCGGCGGACGCTCAGATTGTGGAGCAATATCACCTGCAGGGAAAGTCTTACCAGCAGATCAGCAGTGATCTGGACATCCCGGAAAATTCGATCGGCCCCACACTCACTCGGGCACGCAATCGCATGCGGGAAAATAAATCCCGGACACGCACGCTCTAATTCATAATAGAGTTCACCTCCTTCTTACTCAGTCTGACGCTCACGTTACGCGCCGACAGTTTCTATTGCTGGTTCAATTACTGAAGCTCCGTCCCGATCCCTGGCCCTGTCCGAATCCCGGAGGAGGACCACCAAAGGGGGGCGGACCAAAGCCACGTCGTCCACTGGGACCGCGTTGTCCCGGTCCGGGGCCGCGTCGCATAAAACTCGGATCCGGCGTCCCGCGCCACAGACGGGGGATATAGGGGAAATCTTCGGTGATGTAGTAGTGATAGATCCCTTCCGGGTATTCGGGGGTCACACCCATGCGTCCGTTGCATTCATCCAGGTCACCCGCGTCCGCGACATATTCATAGTCAGCCACAAACGTCCCGTCATACCTGCCGCGCGGGCCACTCGGTCGATTCCCTTTCTTGATTCGGTAGCTCGATTTCATTTTGCGAACCGCGCTCTCAGCATCGTTTGCATCGCTAAAACCAAACTGGGCATAAATCGGAAAACCATCTGCGGCCACACCGATCAGCGTGACTTCACCTGTTTTCCCCTGCTTTTGAATCAGTCCCGTCGGCAGACCATGATAGTGATAGCTGCCGGTTGGCTGGACATGGGCATTGCTCTGATCCAATCCGAGATTGATCTTTCCCGACTTGGCTTCATAGTTCCAGCCTGAACTGCGATTCCGGTTCCAGAACTCCGCAGTCGCCGCATCAAAGACCACACCATTGCTGGCGACTCCAAACGGAGAATGCGATACAGGCGTAGGGTTGCGGGTCGCCCTCGGTTCCATGGTCACACGGAATTCATACTGCTGCGGTCGAATCGTATTTGGATTGTTCCGATTCGGAAACCGGCCCGGCTGGTGATCGGGGATGCCGTTGGAATAGATGTACCGGTAGTTATCCTTAATGACCACCTTGACCTGGTTCGTCGCACTGGTATTCGTGGATCCGAAACCCGGAGGCCCGAACCCGGGAGGTGGATATCCAAACAGGGGAGCGGCACATCCGAGCGTCGCGAAACAGCAGAGCGTAAGCAGTCGCATATTCAAGGGGTTACCTCATTTTCACCAGACCCGGTTCGTCGCCAGAAAAATTCACGGATTCTTCTCACCTGTTTGAATAACGGGCTGACCACCGTGGAATCCACTGGCTTTGATCTGTTTTTTGTCAAAATGAAACCAGGTGTCGCCTCTCCGAAAATACGTTCACAAGGCTCTCGGACAGGCGTTCTGTTGACAGTCCACCCTGCGCTCACAAGAATCAACGTAGTAGTCAGCAGTCGCCGTCATAAACGACTGGCGCTGATTTCGCTTCAATCAAGGAATGATATGTCCCATTGATTCTCCGGAATCTGGAAATGGATTGACCGATGCAAACTCTCCGAACTCGCTTCCTGTTTGCGTTCCGCACCGCTTTTCTGGTCTGCTGCGTCAGCCTCCTGACGACGGGCCCCGCTTTACAGGCTCAAACAAAATCCAAAACACCCGAGTCCACACAAACGGCTCCGGTGAAAACCGGTTTTGTGAATGCCGTCTATAAAGATGACGCCGGCGAACATCGCTACGTTGTCTTCGTACCCCTCGATTACAACCCCGCGAAGAAATATCCGGTGATCCTCTTCCTGCATGGCGCCGGAGAACGGGGTAGCGACGGACTCAAACAGACCCAGGTCGGCTTGGGACCGATCATCAAACAGCAGGAAAAAACATTTCCATTCATCGCTGTCTTCCCGCAGGCGGAGAATATGAAAGAACGTCTGCTCGAGGGCTGGCTGGCTGACTCCTCAGATGGCAAACGGGCTCTACAGATCCTCAACCAGGTACTGCAGAAATACTCAACCAATTCAAACCAGCAGATCCTGACCGGCTGGTCCATGGGGGGCTACGGCGCGTGGAGCATGGCGGCCGCTTTTCCCAACCGCTGGTCGGCCGTGGTACCTCTCTCCGGCGGCGGTAAAACCGAATGGGCGGCGCAACTCAAAGACGTTCCCCTCTGGGCATTTCATGGTGCCAAAGATCGGGTAGTCCTGCCGGAAGAATCACAGCGGATGATCGATGCAGTCAAGAAAGCAGGCGGCGAACCGCGCTTCACCCTCGTTCCCGATGCCGGACACGATGTCTGGAAAGTCGCCTACTCTCAACCTTTGTTCGACTGGATGCAGAATCCCACTCAACAGATTGATCCCGCCGCACCCTTGCTGGTCAAGCCGGATCGTAAACAACCGGCTGCCGTCGACAGCGAAACTCCCTTCGTACCGGCACTGATGATCAATGATGCTGTCTCGGTGCGACTGGGCAATCGTTTTCTGCAGTCCCTCGCCGATGCAGTTCCCAGCATGGTTCCCGCGGATATGCTCGAAGGACGCATTGCCGACATTCAGGACTGGACCACCGCCCAGGGACGCAGCTTCAGTGTGCAGTTTTCCGGGATTTCCTATAAGGGAGCACTGGAACGCGCCGCCGTAGAAGCCTACGCTGCCGGCACCTTGAACATTCAGCTGGGTATCAAGGATGTGAACCTCTATATCAGCAACACCTACGTCACCGGCAATCGACATTCTGCGGTCGCCGGCCCGATCTCGGTCAGCATCGGTCATCAAAGACCGGTCTGGCTCAGCTTCGATGTGCGGCCCTTTATCCAGGGAGACCAGCTCAAGCTCAAACTGATCCGCACGCGGTTCACCATTCCCCAGGACAACTGGTACGTCTCCGGGCCGGCGGGTGTTTCGACCCGCGGGATCGGCATGACTTCTGAAAAGGTCTCCAGCGGACTGATTGACGGTATTTACGGGAGCAAGGGCCGTATTGAAGATGAAGTCAAAGCGATCGTCCCCGGTCTGGTGGATGAGCTCGAAAAGCAGCTCAGCTTCAGCGAAGCCAGCCAGGTCGTCGATGCCGTCTGGCCGCTTCCCGTCTATCAACCGCGAATTAAACTCTGGCCCCGTGAGGTCGTCACCGATAAACAGGGGGTCTCAATCAATTTTGGTCTGACCGTCGCAGCCCTGGATCCGACCAATCCACCGGCCACCGTTCAACAGGTCAACGCCTTTGGAACCCCCGTGGATGAAATTCCCAAGGTCACCGATCTGCAGGTCGGCGTCGCGCCCGGGATTCTCAAACCGCTGACCGAGATGCTCGTCAAAGACGATGTCGCGCGAATTCCCGTTCTGGATATTCCCGGTCACTCGTTCGATCCATTGGCGGATCGTAAAACATTACAGCAGGTCTTTCCCGATCTGAAGCAGTACGGCGACGGACTGCAGATCTGGTCTGAACTGGTACTCACGCGACCGATCCAGGTAGAAGACAGCAACAAGCCCAAGTCTGCCAGCGACGATCCGTTTCGCTTCGTCGTTCCCCGGGCGGCGATTTCAATGGCGATCAAAAAATCGGCCTCCGATAAACAGTGGACGCCTTACGCTGAGTTCTCACTTTCACTGAGTCAGGACGTCGATCCCGAGATCATCAATCAGAGTTTCTCGAAACGGGCCATTCGCCTGGACTGGGAAGGTGATTCACGCATTGGGGGTCTCGCCCGCTTCGCGCCGGAATACAAGCCGCAGGATAAAAACATCGATCAGGAAAAACTGCGTTCCCTGGTCCAGGCGGCCTGGGATGGCTGGACGAAGCAGGGCCCCGCTTCGGTCGCAGAGATCCCCGACATCGAACTCGGCTTCGGCCGTTATCGTATCCAGCAGATCCAGTGGTCTGCACCTCAGCTGCTGGCGACCTTCTCCGTACCCGAATTGAAGATCACCAACGGTACGAAACAGGACATCGAATACGAACTGAAAAGTCCCTACAGTGACTGGGGCGGACCGTACAAGCTGAAGTCCGGCGAGTCGCATGCCTTCGATGCGGCGATGCCACTCACCTATCGACGCAAAGTCGATGGGCAACTACAAGTCTTCACGCTCGCCTCCGGTTCGCATTTTGAGTTCCTGCCCGAAGCCGGTCACCCGGAAGGCGTGCTCTACGAAGCCGCCGATAACTGATCACTCTTCAACGGCCGCCTCGGTAGACGGGGCGGCCTCATAGCTGATCAGGGGGAACAGCGTCCGCTCCAACAGATAGGCCGGTGTGATCCCCAGGCTGACAATCAGTAACACGGCTGGTGCCAGCGCCAGCCAGACCAGCGCCCGTTTCTCAGCGGGCGCTGTTTCTTTGTCGGCTTTGTCGGGAGCGGATTGCGAAACGGTCAACAGCTGCCAGCCTCCGCGAATCAGTGCGAGGTTGAACAGCAGCGTTCCCAGCAGATAGCCCAGGGCCAGCAGCATCTGCTGGCTGGTCAGGCTCCACAGGAACGCAAAGCAGGCGGTGAAACCACCCAGGCCCGGAGCACCGATCAGAGTCAGCAGCGACAGCCAGCCCAGCCAGTATAATACTCGTTCTGAGGGATGCCCCTGTGTCAGTGACAGGCAGGGAATCACCAGCAGCAACACTCCCGCAGCCAGCCCCTGCACGACATTCAACACAGCCAAATAAGCGACGACTTCTTGAGAGGCAGAGAGAATCGTCAGCGTTAAGGCCGCCTGTCCCACCAGAAACCAGACGACAGTCTGCAACAGTTCCCGACGGGCACACGCCAGTAACGCCGTGATCAGGAAGCCGACAATTCCCCACAATGCCAGCAGGGAATACAGGCTCTCACTCACGCTCTGCTGCAACGGTACCAGGCAACGCAGCATGCCGTAGACGCTCAACTTGGTAAGGATCAATAATAGAATCAGTGACCAGCCCGTCATCACCGAGGGGGATGCGGTCTGTGCTGTCTGCTGTTTCAGCCACTGAGTCATGCCGTAATAAGCGGGGAACAGAAAACCTTTGCAGGCAAAGCCGGCCAGTAACAACAACAGGATCCACGGGGCACTGGTGCTCCAGTAAGCTTCAGCTAAAGGATAGAGTCGGACGTCGCTCCTGCTCTCCCGGAACAAGGCGTCAAACTGAAAGGTGAGTGCCTGCGGCGCCTCGAGCAGCACACCCTGCATCCAGGAAAACGATGTCGCAGCCAGCAGCAGTCCCGCCAGAATCAAAGTATCCCCCAGGAGCTGCAGGTACAAGGTACTTTCCAGCACCGATCGGGCCCGCGAACCGTTCCAGACCTGGAGCAGACCGATGGTGCAGACCGTCGACAGAAACAGGAACGTCACAAAACTGATCACATCATGCGAGATCAACAGTCCCGCCAGCAGAGACTGCAGAATCAGTAACAGAAAGTAATGCCGATGCGAGACCCTCGTCAGGCGATTGGAAAAGAAGACTAACAGCGGCCAGAGGCAGGTAATCAACAGCAGAAACCAGGCGGACAGCGCATCGAGGCCCCATTGAAAATTCCGGGGTGTGGCGGCGTCGGGTCCGGCCGTACTCAGTACCGGCAGCTTGAGCGTAATCGAAATGATGCGGGTCGCTCCGGTTCCCTGCAGTTCGGGGGCGAAGAGGACCAGTGCCAGAATCAGACAGGAGACGAGCGTATTCGAGAACGCGGTCCAGCGATGGAATTCCAGACCCAGTTTCACGCTGCCCAGGCCAAAGCAGGCCCCGGCGACTGGCATCACTACCAGCAGTACAGGCGAAAACGAAATCAGGGAATTCAGAAACAGGTCCATGAACGGGGCTCAATCAAAAAATTAAATCAATCTTGGCATAATCGTAACCGGGGAACCGCATCCCGCTAAATCTGTAACACCATCAACACCAGAATTAACACAGACAGAGTCATCACCAGAATCAATGTCGGAAAGGTGACCTGGCCGTTCTGCATGTGCAGCAGCAGATCGCCCCAGGCCCGAGGCAGTCGCTCCAGCGAGAACCGACTCAGGCGGGAAACGATCCACTCCTCAGCCAGGGATACTGTGCGAGCCAGCAACTCCAGTGGTTGAATCAACGCACGGTCCAGCAGCGACATCAGGTAATAATGCGAACGTCCCAACTGCAGCAGGGCCGGCGGTTCCGTAGTCGCGCTAGAACGGGAACGTCCCACGGTCATCCAGGTAAGGATCATCGCGACCAGCAGAGCCAGACCGAACAGGCTGCACATCAGCCAGTCATGTTCGAACAGGGGAGGCAGCATTTCCAGCAGAGGTCCCGGCCAGAGAGTCGGCATAAAAGGGAAGGGGATCAGTAACAGGCTTGCCAGCAGACTCACCCCCAGTGTCGCACTCCACAGGGCGAGCACCGGGAAGGATGCACCAGTCTTCGAGGATGAGTTTGAATCCGCCAGCGAGAAATAAAATCGCATCAGGCCTGCAACATATCCCGCCGCAACAGGTACGGTGAGCCAGATAAAGAAGCTGACGCGTAAATCGTCGGTTGAGCCCCACGCCAGAATCAGCGCCGGCAGCAGCCCCACCAGTCCACAGACCGCCAGCAGGATCAACAACATCATACAGAGTTTAATCGATGCCAGCGCTGCCCTCGGGATTCCATTCTGCTCTTGCCAGGCTGCCAGTAAAATCAGGATCACCAGGACCAGCAGTTCGAGAACCACCAGTGCCAGCGTGCTGGACAGCGTTCCCACCTGACCCAGTCCCACCGACGCGACCGCCAGTCCCGCGAGCGTCGCCGTCAACCAGCTCAGGCTGCGATCCGGATGCACATCGCGTGGCAGGCTCAAGGCGGAAAAGAGAGTCAGCAGAGCAGACAGCGTTCCCAGTTGCACCATCAGTGTGCGGGTTGCTGGGACCGCCTGAATCAGAGGCGCGCAGCGGAGCAACAGGAACAGTCCCGCGGTCATCGCCAGCAGATTGATCCCCGCCAGCGAACGTGCCGCCCAGTGCTCCTCCCGACTCACCAGCAGGGCCGAAGCAGGAAACAGGCTCAGGCGAGGCAGGGCGGCAAAGAAGAGCAACACGCTGATGCCGGGCAGGGCAGTGCGATTGGTTTCCGCAACCTGGGTCAACGCCGCCGGCTGCAGCATCGTAAGAAAATCCAGGCTGGTGAAATTGGTCTGAACGAGAAATAGTCCCAACAGCAGCATCCCATCCCCCAGCGCATTCCAGCCCCACCAGTGTCGGCGTGCCGTTACCGGAGCGAGTATCGTCCGCTGGTGCACTTCATGCAGCAGGTTCAGACTCATCGAGAGCAGGCACCAGCAGAAAAAGAGTTGCAGAAAGTTCGTCGCCAGGATGATGCCAGTTGTGGCACAGAAGCCCATCAGTAACAGCAAACCCCCAAAGCGCGGCGCAACGGTGTCTGCAGACTCAGCTGAATCGCGCGGACTCAACAACAGCACGCAGAGCATGCCTGCCGAGACCAGCGTATAGAATGTCAGGCTCAGTGAATCGTAGAGTACACCGATTTCCAGAGGCAGAGATGTTTCCCCGGGAAGCGTCAGCCAGCGGACCAGGGGGAACGAGTAAGACTGTTCTCCCAGCAGGGGACTGAAGTAACCAGCCGAGGCCACCGCGACCAGTGTCGTGACTGAGACTCCCAGCAGTTCGGGCCACCGCGGATTCCCTTTGAGAATGCGACAGGCAACCAGGGCCGACATCACCACCGTGACGAAGGGCACGACCAGTCCGAGTTGCAGTAACAGCGTGATTGTTTTATCCACCAGACCCGGCCCCCCTTTCCACGGGGGACTTCGTTTCCGCAGGGGTATCAGTATCAGGTGATTTACGGCGCAGGCTGAGTACCGCCAGCGCAGCGGCAGGCAGCATCACCAGAAACAGGACGAACAGAAAAAACACCGTCTGTGCCCGCGAACCCTGATACTCTGCAAACGCCGCCAGCATGAGGCCCGCTCCCTGCAGCCAGATCAGCAGCGAAAAGACGGTCGCCAGGCGATGCCGTTGCAGTAGCATTCCCAGGTAGCCGACTGCGATCAGGATGATCCCGATCATCAGATTCTGGTGGAGGACGGCGGTGGCCTGCAGCAGGATCATGCGTTCCCTCCCGGTTCCTCTGTCTGTGAAACGCGGGACGCCCGCGGGGAAAAGACCAGCCAGGTCATGCCCTCAAAGACCAGCAGCACGAAGCAGAGCAGAAGCAGCAACGTCGGCCAGTGTTGACTGAATAACCGGGGCAGCAGTTCCGGTAAGGAGAGCCCGGTCCATTCTGATTTCGGTACGGGTGTCACTTCGGCTCCCGGCCCCCAGTCCCGCTGGACCACCCACAGACAGACGCATAACAGAAATCCACATGCCAGGCAGGCCAGCAGCGGTTCGCGGAATGCGCCCTCTTCGTCCTGCTCTGCCGAGACTGTTTCGGATGATTCCTCATCGATGCAGTTGTGATAACAGAGCAACAGGATCAGACCTCCCAGAGTCAGCCAGCTGAGAATCATCAGCGGAGGCATGTGAGCCTGGAGAAATAATAATCCACTGGAGAGCAGAGAAACCGACGCAGCGCCCAGGGCCCATCTCATTCGCGAAGCGAGTACTGCGGCCGCACCACTGACGATGACCAGCGTACCTACGGGAATCGGACTGAATAACGCCAGCAACGACTCCGCATTGCCTTCGGTCTTGAAAGAGAAGGGGGCTCCGAACCAATAGAGCAGGATCAGCAGTGCCCCGATTGAGAGCAACGGCCAGCCCCAGCGGCGAGCCGTCTCCGGTGCCTGATGTGTCGTTAAATTCAGATAACCATACACGCCCGTCAGCATCAGTAGAATCAGGACCGCCAGTGTTAAAAACAGCAGGTTATCCGCGGTGCCGGGCAGGTAGAATAACAGCTCGTCGATCATGGCTGAACCTCCCCTGCAGGCTGTACTTCCGCGTGTGCGTTCGTGGAAGCGGGGAACGGAAACCGAGGCAGCACAAAGCCCCACCAGATCGCCAGCAGGCTGAAGTTGAGCAGCAGATGCATGTAATGGTCTGACATGCCCAATACATGAAACGCCAGAAACGAAGCGGAAACCGCAACCAGCGACAGCCAGAGCAACAGCTTCCACAGCGCTTCCGGATCATAGCCGGGACGTCGTTTCAGAAAACGGATCAGTCGATAATGGACTCCCACCAGCACCAGGGGCAGGGCGGGAAACAAACCAAATCGCATGACAATCTGCAGCACGCTCATCTCCTCGCGCGGGCTGAAGCAGGTCAGGCTGAGGATGATGATAGACATCACGAAGACGGTGTTAAAAAGATGCAATTCGCGAATCCAGTGCTGTACCGGCCGGACAGGTTTGGGTGCCTGGGCATTGACGAGAATCACAGGGCCGGTCAGCGACAGGAACAGCGCCAGCATTCCCACTGGTTGTATCAGCAGCAACCAGACAGTGGAGGTCGCGCCGCTCGTAGCCTGTTCCGCATGCACGGGGAGATAGGCTGCCACCGAGGCGAAAGACAGCAGCAGCGGGAGCCAGAAATATCCATTGAGTAGCAATCCCGACAGCGGGTGCCTCTGTCGCTCGGTTACCGCCAGACTGATATGCCCCGCTGCCTGTAGCAGTACGAACAATCCCAGATACATCATCGGTGCATAGCGGCACGTCACGAGCCCGGTCGCTTCGACCGGTTCACTCCGTATGGACCACATGTTGGTGATATAACCGGGGAGAAAAGCAATGGTCAGCAGACCGCAGGTCAGTGAGAACAGCAGCAGACAGCGTTCGCTCCGTTGAGTGATCTCTGCCTGGGAACGGGCAACCCGCTTCACTGCGAGTTGCAGTCGCGTTTTGGCGGAGGCGTTCAGGGGAGACCAGGCCGTCTCTGCCAATAGCAGCGAGATAAACAGAAACACGAGCGTGCTCATCAGGAACAGGGGAATCTGCCACAGCATCAGGTGGCCTCCGTCGGATTCGAATCATCGGCGGACGCTGGTTCCTGTTTCGCATAGATCGTCAATTCAGGAGCAGAGGGCACCGGTGCGGTCTGCGGCTTTTTCGGTGCGGTCAGCATGCCCGACCAGAGTGCCATACCCCAGGTCAGGAGCAGGGCCGCTCCCAGAGTCCAGGTGATCGGGTTCCGCAGTGAGGTTGTCTGCACGCTGATTCCCAGTACCAGCAGCAGAATACAGACGGCTATCAATACGGTCGTAAAGTTCCAGTACAGCGCGTGCTGTGGTGCTTCATAAGGGCCGGCACACGACACGGAGTCTTCGACGATTGATTCGGACTCGTCGCGAAACCATTTCTGAATGGTCCACCAGACAGCCAGCGCCGTCAGCGAAGCAGTCAGCAGTAATATCAGAAAGGTGAACCAATCCATGGTGGGCTTTCGACGAAATGCGGAATAGCAGCCGGGAACGCAGGTGACCGAACTCTTGATAGGTACCAATTTTAAGTGAAATCGAGGACGAAGCGAAGCGACTCGCCTCCTGCAAATCTTCCAATTCAGGAAATGAATGTGCGGCGCCACTTTACAGTAGACGCCCACCTGCCAACAATGCTACCGGTCGAGCATGCGGATCTGTCGGCACCGGTTGAACGAGATCCCGCTGCGTCCGGGGAAGGCACTCTCATGAATGATGAATCACAGACTCTGATCTTTGTCTACGGCACTCTCAAGCGGGGGTTCTGTCGGGCTCCGTTTCTGTCTGATCAGCAGTTTCTGGACGAAGCATGTACCGCGCCCCGTTACGCACTCTATGATTGTGGCGCGTACCCCGCACTGGTTAAAGACAACATCACAGGCAT
This window harbors:
- a CDS encoding alpha/beta hydrolase-fold protein; protein product: MQTLRTRFLFAFRTAFLVCCVSLLTTGPALQAQTKSKTPESTQTAPVKTGFVNAVYKDDAGEHRYVVFVPLDYNPAKKYPVILFLHGAGERGSDGLKQTQVGLGPIIKQQEKTFPFIAVFPQAENMKERLLEGWLADSSDGKRALQILNQVLQKYSTNSNQQILTGWSMGGYGAWSMAAAFPNRWSAVVPLSGGGKTEWAAQLKDVPLWAFHGAKDRVVLPEESQRMIDAVKKAGGEPRFTLVPDAGHDVWKVAYSQPLFDWMQNPTQQIDPAAPLLVKPDRKQPAAVDSETPFVPALMINDAVSVRLGNRFLQSLADAVPSMVPADMLEGRIADIQDWTTAQGRSFSVQFSGISYKGALERAAVEAYAAGTLNIQLGIKDVNLYISNTYVTGNRHSAVAGPISVSIGHQRPVWLSFDVRPFIQGDQLKLKLIRTRFTIPQDNWYVSGPAGVSTRGIGMTSEKVSSGLIDGIYGSKGRIEDEVKAIVPGLVDELEKQLSFSEASQVVDAVWPLPVYQPRIKLWPREVVTDKQGVSINFGLTVAALDPTNPPATVQQVNAFGTPVDEIPKVTDLQVGVAPGILKPLTEMLVKDDVARIPVLDIPGHSFDPLADRKTLQQVFPDLKQYGDGLQIWSELVLTRPIQVEDSNKPKSASDDPFRFVVPRAAISMAIKKSASDKQWTPYAEFSLSLSQDVDPEIINQSFSKRAIRLDWEGDSRIGGLARFAPEYKPQDKNIDQEKLRSLVQAAWDGWTKQGPASVAEIPDIELGFGRYRIQQIQWSAPQLLATFSVPELKITNGTKQDIEYELKSPYSDWGGPYKLKSGESHAFDAAMPLTYRRKVDGQLQVFTLASGSHFEFLPEAGHPEGVLYEAADN
- a CDS encoding gamma-glutamylcyclotransferase yields the protein MRRHFTVDAHLPTMLPVEHADLSAPVERDPAASGEGTLMNDESQTLIFVYGTLKRGFCRAPFLSDQQFLDEACTAPRYALYDCGAYPALVKDNITGIRIQGELWRVDARGLEVLDEVEGVAEQLYARESIELESPLISTGVQAYFYLPDVSQLPRLGDCWTRQT
- a CDS encoding YHYH protein, with protein sequence MRLLTLCCFATLGCAAPLFGYPPPGFGPPGFGSTNTSATNQVKVVIKDNYRYIYSNGIPDHQPGRFPNRNNPNTIRPQQYEFRVTMEPRATRNPTPVSHSPFGVASNGVVFDAATAEFWNRNRSSGWNYEAKSGKINLGLDQSNAHVQPTGSYHYHGLPTGLIQKQGKTGEVTLIGVAADGFPIYAQFGFSDANDAESAVRKMKSSYRIKKGNRPSGPRGRYDGTFVADYEYVADAGDLDECNGRMGVTPEYPEGIYHYYITEDFPYIPRLWRGTPDPSFMRRGPGPGQRGPSGRRGFGPPPFGGPPPGFGQGQGSGRSFSN
- the lgt gene encoding prolipoprotein diacylglyceryl transferase, which gives rise to MSHVYPTLAYLQWDINRVLFEVGPIKIRYYGLFFTAGFICGYLLLRWIFRTEKRNLDDVESLLIYMVLGTIIGARLGHCLFYHPMEYLSDPIRLLQIWNGGLASHGAAVGITLSAWLYSRKHRDQPLLWLLDRLAIPVALAGFFIRIGNFFNSEILGRASDVPWAVVFKDGLGLSPEQKLVPRHPVMLYESLCYGFIFVLLLLVYRKYKERTPRGLLIGLFFITVFTARFVLEFFKLRQAAFAENLPLSVGQMLSIPLVIAGIVFLLYRRPAPPLEEEVALQTPREPAAKA
- a CDS encoding NADH-quinone oxidoreductase subunit K, whose amino-acid sequence is MILLQATAVLHQNLMIGIILIAVGYLGMLLQRHRLATVFSLLIWLQGAGLMLAAFAEYQGSRAQTVFFLFVLFLVMLPAAALAVLSLRRKSPDTDTPAETKSPVERGAGSGG
- a CDS encoding RNA polymerase sigma factor: MALTDIDKNLLKRCLAEEPGAWKDFVDRFIGLFTHVIHHTAHARSIRVTDNDIDDLLSEVFLVLLANDYRVLRNFRGQSSLATYLTVVSRRVIVKKMVERRMAEALGHVSTSSRIERVSDEQTRQQQALEDQEEIQNMIRQLPPADAQIVEQYHLQGKSYQQISSDLDIPENSIGPTLTRARNRMRENKSRTRTL